TACGCCCCGCTGGTGCCCAAGGACCGCCGCCTGATCATCACCGGCCTCGGTGACCGGCTCGCGCCTCCCCAGCAGGCGGAGATGCTGTGGGAGCACTGGGACCGGTGCGCGTTCCACTGGTTCCCGGGCAACCACATCCTGCACGTGAGCCAACCGGATTACCTGCGCCGGATGACCCGGTTCATGCAGCACTTCATGTTCGACTGAACTGCTCGGTGCCCGCCGGCCAGCCCAGCGTGTCCAGCAGTCCCGCCGGCGCGGGCCTGCTCGGCACACCCAGGCGGCCCACCGCCGCAGGATCCAGCGCGGTCAGCAGCGGGCCCTGCAGCCCGCGCTGCTCGATCAGGCCCGGCAGCGCCGGCCCGGGTTCCGTGGCTCGGACCGCGCACACCGCGGCCACCACCGGTTGTGCTGCGGTGCCGCTGAATTCGAGTGCCGTCCACGTCTCGGCCCGGTCCGACCAGGCCTGCGCGAGCCGCTCCCCCAGCAGTTCATCGACAGGGATGGCATAGCCCGAGATGAAGCCGCGCTCGTCGTGCACACCGCGCCAAGTCTCGCGTTCCCATCCCTCCAGCGGAGCGGGCGCGGATTCGACGATCACGGCGTCCAGCCCGGTCTCCCGCAGATGGTCGGCGAGCCGGCGGCCGGCGATCGTCGCCGTCTCACGCAGCGGCAGCTCTTTCGAACGTGCCTGCAGCGCAGCGAGGTTGGTGCGGGCATCGAACGTCAGGCTCACCCAGGTGTCGGTGACCCCGGCACTGGCGCGGTTGGTCACCCGGACCTTCTCGCTGCGCAGCCCGAAACGCTCGACGTATCCGGCCAGCACCGGCAACGCGACCCCGCGGCCCGCCGGGTCGTCGACGCGCAGCACCACGGTCGTCTGGTTGGGGTGCTGCTCGATCGTCCTGCCGTGATTGCGTCGCCACACCGCGAACCGCCGCGCGATCATGGTGGTCAGGAACTGCCCGCGCCACCACGCCAGCACGACGATGACGACCGCCGCGCCCACGCCGAGGATCCACCAGTCCGTCGTCGACTGCCAGGGATACGCCAGGACGGCCAGGACGACGGCCAACGCCGCCAATGCGATTCGTACGGTCACGATGCCTCCGTCTGAGGGTCAGAGTTCTTGCGCCGGTGCACACCGACCGCCGCCGCGACCACCGCGAGCACGGCCAGCACACCGGTGCCGACGAACGCGACGATGCGCGGGGTGGCGTCGGGCGGGGCCGGTTGGTCGGGGGCGGCGACGGGCCGCGGTTCGGCCGCGGCGTCATCACCGACGGCTGCGCTGACGTCCCAGGTCAACGCCGCCACGGCGTCGACGAGTCCGGCGCCGGTCAGATTCGACGGTGCGCGCGCCGCGCCCTGCGCCCCGGCGGTGAGCCGGTCGCGCACCTGCTCGGCGGTCAGCTCCGGAAAACGGCTGCGCACCAACGCCGCAACGCCGGACACATACGCCGCCGCGAAGCTGGAACTGTTGAGCGGGAACAGCCGGCCCTGCGCATCGGGCACCGCGTTGGCCAGGCCGCCGCCGTCGGCGTTGCCCACCGACGCGATGTTCTGCCCGGGCGCCGCGATGCTCACCCAGGGACCCGCCATCGTGAAATCCGATGGCCGGCCGTCCGGATTCAGCGATCCGACGGACAGCACGTAAGGCTGCCACGACGACGGGATCGACACCGAGGTGACGCCCGCCCAGTTGCGCGGGTCCTCCGGGCGACCGGGGTCGGACAGCGGGTTCGAGGGGCACGCCGACCCCGGGTTGAGTCCGGCCTTGTTGTTTCCTGCGGCGGCGACGATCACCGCGTCCTTGTCGACGGCCGCGTACCGCAACGCCGCGCCGAGTTCGGACTGGTCGACCTCTTCGGTGGCGGGCAGACAGGTGACAGCGGAGATGTTGATCACCCGCGCACCCAGATCGGCCGCCCGGACGACGGCGCGTGCCAACGTCGCCACATCGAGCGCGACCCGGGCCGTGGCCGGGTTCTCACCGGTCTCTCGGGGCGCGAAATGCGCTGACGTGGAACGAATCGACAGGATCCGGGCACCGGGTGCCACCCCGGAGAACCCGTCGGCGCCCGGCTTACCCGCGATCAGCCCGGCGACCAGCGTGCCGTGCCCGTCGCAGTCGGTCAGGCCGTTGGTCGATTCGACGAAGTCACCGCCCGGGTCGACGTCGGGCAGCCGCGGGCCCGGCTTGACGCCGGTGTCGAGGACGGCGACGAGTTGCCCGTCGCCGCGGCTGTACTTCCACGCGCCGTCGAGGTTGAGCATCGTCTGGTTGGGGTTCGGCGCGCCAGGGTCGGTGCCGGGCAGCACGCCCGTCGTCACGCACTGGCCGCGCTGCGCCATCGGCTGAACCGGGCCGGGCGCGCCCGACGGCGGCGGCACCCCGGGATCAACCTGTGGCGGGGTGATCGCCTGCGCGGCAGGCATGGTCGACGCCGCCACGATCAGCGCGACCGCCGTCGCCGCGAAGCCGCGGATCACCGGCGCCTCATCGATTGAGCACCCACGCGAACAACCCGACCAGGTAGGCCAGCACCGGGATCACCGAGGCGTCGACAGCCGAGGCCAGGAATCCGACCAGGCGCCGCATCGGCAGCGAGTAGGTGTCGGGTTCGGCGACGCGCGGGAACGCCGCGGCGATGACGAACACCGCGGTCAGCGCCGCGATCGCGGCCAGCGCCCACCACGCCGCGGTGTAGCGGCCGTCGACGGCGAACGCGACGAGCAGCGCGGCGGCGATCAGGAACGGCCCGGCCAGCAGCCAGGCCTTGCACAGCGCCGAATCCCACACCCGCGCGCGCAGCACCGAGCCCAGCGCCACCGCAGCGACGACATACCACACCCAGTTCGAAACACCCTGCGGCGCAGCCAGGATCACCACACCGGCGGTGGACAGCAGCACACCACCGGCGATGAAGCCGGTCTGGTGCGAGTCGCTGACACGGACCCGACGCGGCAGGTCCTCGAGCACCTTCAGCGACGGCGGAGCCGGAGTCGGATCGCCGGGTGCGGGGATGACGGGCACAGGCAGCCGCGACCACATCGCCGACAACTGAGCGGCCTGCACAGTGATCACCAACGCCAACACGATCACGATCGATCCGACGATCAGCGAGTTCAGTGTCCAGATCGCGGCGGCGCCCGCGGTGACCAACGCACCGAAACCGACCACCGCCGCCGCGGTGAACACCGCGATGGCGCGTTGCGCCACAACGACGCTCATGATCGACCACGCGGTCACCCCGGCCGCGGCGAGCAGCAGCTGGGACGGCCCGAACTCGCCGGGCACGGCGAGCCC
The window above is part of the Mycolicibacterium rutilum genome. Proteins encoded here:
- the eccE gene encoding type VII secretion protein EccE, whose amino-acid sequence is MTVRIALAALAVVLAVLAYPWQSTTDWWILGVGAAVVIVVLAWWRGQFLTTMIARRFAVWRRNHGRTIEQHPNQTTVVLRVDDPAGRGVALPVLAGYVERFGLRSEKVRVTNRASAGVTDTWVSLTFDARTNLAALQARSKELPLRETATIAGRRLADHLRETGLDAVIVESAPAPLEGWERETWRGVHDERGFISGYAIPVDELLGERLAQAWSDRAETWTALEFSGTAAQPVVAAVCAVRATEPGPALPGLIEQRGLQGPLLTALDPAAVGRLGVPSRPAPAGLLDTLGWPAGTEQFSRT
- the mycP gene encoding type VII secretion-associated serine protease mycosin, encoding MPAAQAITPPQVDPGVPPPSGAPGPVQPMAQRGQCVTTGVLPGTDPGAPNPNQTMLNLDGAWKYSRGDGQLVAVLDTGVKPGPRLPDVDPGGDFVESTNGLTDCDGHGTLVAGLIAGKPGADGFSGVAPGARILSIRSTSAHFAPRETGENPATARVALDVATLARAVVRAADLGARVINISAVTCLPATEEVDQSELGAALRYAAVDKDAVIVAAAGNNKAGLNPGSACPSNPLSDPGRPEDPRNWAGVTSVSIPSSWQPYVLSVGSLNPDGRPSDFTMAGPWVSIAAPGQNIASVGNADGGGLANAVPDAQGRLFPLNSSSFAAAYVSGVAALVRSRFPELTAEQVRDRLTAGAQGAARAPSNLTGAGLVDAVAALTWDVSAAVGDDAAAEPRPVAAPDQPAPPDATPRIVAFVGTGVLAVLAVVAAAVGVHRRKNSDPQTEAS
- the eccD gene encoding type VII secretion integral membrane protein EccD, with amino-acid sequence MADSPMTGASASLTATRSMPIVRVAVLAAGENGDRITDMALPTELPLREILPAVRRMAMSADEEHGEEAPVALSLAPIGGAPFSLDATLDTVGVVDGDLLALQPLPAGPPAPRIVEDIGDAAVIFSAAREKPWSAAHIQRGATAAVIALILAGTVFGTVHRAVTGGFAGLIATTAIALLTVLAALLTWGRAPRLGTALAVTALVPIAAALGLAVPGEFGPSQLLLAAAGVTAWSIMSVVVAQRAIAVFTAAAVVGFGALVTAGAAAIWTLNSLIVGSIVIVLALVITVQAAQLSAMWSRLPVPVIPAPGDPTPAPPSLKVLEDLPRRVRVSDSHQTGFIAGGVLLSTAGVVILAAPQGVSNWVWYVVAAVALGSVLRARVWDSALCKAWLLAGPFLIAAALLVAFAVDGRYTAAWWALAAIAALTAVFVIAAAFPRVAEPDTYSLPMRRLVGFLASAVDASVIPVLAYLVGLFAWVLNR